One window of Solirubrobacterales bacterium genomic DNA carries:
- a CDS encoding ABC transporter permease: MTPTLIRLLSLTRREVSRFMKIKGQTIGAPLLETFLYISIFGGALGSRVGELDGVDYIVFVIPGLIMMAWAMNAFSNNSSSILQQKFQGAIDDQLSSPASPVQLLLAFSLGGFLRGLIIVIITFIVASILVDLPVDHILILVPSLFLVGAFFSQLGVLIGVRAEQFDDVSFAQTFILQPLIFLGGIFYSASLLPEPYQTLTQFNPVYYMISLVRYGFLGVADVDVALSLLVLTAATAALFLLNLRLFQTGYKLRR, translated from the coding sequence GTGACCCCCACCCTGATTCGGCTGCTCAGCCTGACCCGCCGGGAGGTCAGCCGGTTCATGAAGATCAAGGGCCAGACGATCGGCGCCCCCCTGCTAGAAACCTTCCTCTACATCTCGATCTTCGGCGGGGCGCTCGGCTCCCGGGTCGGGGAACTGGACGGGGTCGACTACATCGTGTTCGTGATCCCGGGCCTGATCATGATGGCCTGGGCGATGAACGCCTTCTCCAACAACTCATCCTCGATCCTCCAGCAGAAGTTCCAGGGGGCGATCGACGATCAGCTCTCCTCCCCCGCCTCCCCGGTCCAGCTGCTGCTGGCCTTCTCGCTCGGCGGCTTCCTGCGCGGCCTGATCATCGTGATCATCACCTTCATCGTCGCCTCGATCCTGGTCGACCTCCCGGTCGATCACATACTGATCCTGGTCCCGTCCCTCTTCCTGGTCGGGGCCTTCTTCTCCCAACTCGGCGTGCTGATCGGGGTCCGGGCCGAACAGTTCGACGACGTCTCCTTCGCCCAGACCTTCATCCTGCAGCCGCTGATCTTCCTCGGCGGCATCTTCTACTCCGCCTCGCTGCTACCCGAGCCCTACCAGACCCTGACCCAGTTCAACCCGGTCTACTACATGATCTCCCTGGTCCGCTACGGCTTCCTCGGGGTCGCCGATGTGGATGTCGCACTATCCCTGCTGGTCCTCACCGCCGCCACCGCCGCACTCTTCCTGCTCAACCTCCGCCTCTTCCAGACCGGCTACAAACTACGGCGATAG
- the thrC gene encoding threonine synthase → MPVPLIERYRADLPLEPNDPVVSLNEGSTPLVEAPRLSERVGARVWLKVEGANPTGSFKDRGMTVAVSRAAGRGAKAVICASTGNTAASAAAYAVRAGLTGAVIIPEGNIAMGKLAQSLMHGARVVAIDGNFDDALTAVRDLSERHPIELVNSVNPYRIEGQKTAAFELIDELGGAPDALAIPVGNAGNISAYWKGFTERGTAPICYGFQAAGSAPLVDGAPVAHPNTIATAIRIGNPARWEEAMNAFNTSRGRVAAVTDEQILDAYRWLAANEGVFCEPASAASVAGILTHGLPVVEGMEKPETVVCVLTGHGLKDPDTALGKAPPVIRCANEIGAIEEAVFG, encoded by the coding sequence ATGCCGGTCCCGCTGATCGAGCGCTACCGGGCCGACCTGCCGCTGGAGCCGAACGATCCGGTGGTCAGCCTGAACGAGGGCTCGACCCCGCTGGTCGAGGCGCCCCGGCTTTCGGAACGGGTCGGGGCGAGGGTGTGGCTGAAGGTCGAGGGTGCGAACCCGACCGGTTCCTTCAAGGACCGCGGGATGACCGTCGCCGTCTCCCGCGCCGCCGGCCGCGGCGCCAAGGCGGTGATCTGCGCTTCGACCGGCAACACCGCCGCCTCGGCCGCCGCCTACGCGGTCCGGGCCGGCCTGACCGGTGCGGTGATCATCCCGGAGGGCAACATCGCGATGGGGAAGCTGGCCCAGTCGCTGATGCACGGCGCCCGGGTGGTGGCGATCGACGGCAACTTCGACGACGCCCTGACCGCGGTCCGGGATCTCTCCGAACGCCATCCGATCGAACTGGTCAATTCGGTCAACCCGTACCGGATCGAGGGTCAGAAGACCGCCGCCTTCGAGCTGATCGACGAACTCGGCGGCGCCCCGGATGCCCTGGCGATCCCGGTCGGCAACGCCGGCAACATCTCCGCCTACTGGAAGGGTTTCACCGAAAGGGGTACCGCCCCGATCTGTTACGGCTTCCAGGCGGCCGGTTCCGCCCCGCTGGTGGACGGCGCCCCGGTCGCCCACCCGAACACGATCGCGACCGCGATCCGGATCGGCAACCCGGCCCGCTGGGAGGAGGCGATGAACGCCTTCAACACCTCCCGCGGCAGGGTCGCGGCGGTAACCGATGAGCAGATCCTCGATGCATACCGCTGGCTGGCCGCCAACGAAGGGGTGTTCTGCGAACCGGCCTCGGCCGCCTCGGTCGCCGGCATCCTCACCCACGGCCTGCCGGTGGTGGAAGGCATGGAGAAGCCGGAAACGGTGGTCTGCGTACTCACCGGCCACGGCCTCAAGGATCCCGACACCGCCCTCGGCAAGGCCCCGCCGGTGATCAGGTGCGCCAACGAGATCGGCGCAATCGAGGAAGCAGTCTTCGGCTGA
- the lysA gene encoding diaminopimelate decarboxylase, with protein sequence MSNPTVAPINQLGHTTVGGCDVVDLAREFGTPAYLLDVADMKARAKAYLDAFSSYEGETEVLFASKALPVTAVLKLFAGEGLSVDVASGGELTLALAAGCDPARIYMHGNNKTDAELKLAFESGVGHLILDSFDEIERCERLLDRSQDVLIRVTPGIKPSTHSFIQTGQLDSKFGFGLEDGTAARAIERVLSSDTLNLVGLHAHIGSQIFELEPYRLQVEALASIKGEWCRILDLGGGLGITYEAGDEPPAVSEYARVKLDAVREHFGTAVKVLVEPGRSLVGEAGSTIYTVGTVKEIPGVRTYVAVDGGMSDNLRPMLYDARYEAVIADRAADPPDTTATVAGSHCESGDILIRDVELAAPRVGDTLLIYATGAYGHAMANNYNGMARPPVIFCEDGNATEVIRRETWDDLLRRDA encoded by the coding sequence ATGTCCAACCCCACAGTCGCCCCAATCAATCAGCTCGGTCACACCACCGTCGGGGGCTGCGACGTGGTCGACCTGGCCCGCGAGTTCGGCACCCCGGCCTACCTGCTGGACGTCGCCGACATGAAGGCCAGAGCGAAGGCCTACCTCGACGCCTTTTCCAGCTATGAGGGCGAGACCGAGGTGCTCTTTGCCTCCAAGGCGCTGCCGGTGACCGCGGTCCTCAAACTGTTTGCCGGTGAAGGTCTTTCGGTCGACGTCGCCTCGGGCGGGGAACTGACTCTCGCCCTGGCCGCCGGCTGCGATCCCGCCCGGATCTACATGCACGGCAACAACAAGACCGACGCCGAACTGAAACTCGCATTCGAGAGTGGCGTCGGCCATCTGATTCTCGACTCCTTCGATGAGATCGAGCGTTGCGAACGGCTGCTGGATCGCTCCCAGGACGTGCTGATCCGGGTCACGCCGGGAATCAAGCCGTCAACCCACTCCTTCATCCAGACCGGCCAGCTCGACTCGAAGTTCGGCTTCGGCCTCGAGGACGGCACCGCCGCCCGGGCGATCGAACGGGTGCTTTCATCCGACACCCTCAACCTGGTCGGCCTCCATGCCCACATCGGCTCCCAGATCTTCGAGCTGGAGCCGTACCGCCTCCAGGTGGAGGCCCTCGCCTCGATCAAGGGCGAGTGGTGCCGCATCCTCGATCTGGGTGGCGGGCTCGGGATCACTTACGAGGCCGGCGATGAACCGCCCGCGGTTTCCGAGTACGCCCGGGTGAAGCTGGATGCGGTCCGGGAGCATTTCGGGACCGCGGTGAAGGTCCTGGTCGAACCCGGCCGTTCCCTGGTCGGCGAGGCGGGCTCCACCATTTACACGGTCGGCACGGTCAAGGAGATTCCGGGCGTGAGGACCTACGTCGCGGTCGACGGGGGGATGTCCGACAACCTCCGTCCGATGCTCTACGACGCCCGTTACGAGGCGGTGATCGCCGATCGGGCTGCCGACCCGCCGGACACCACCGCCACGGTGGCCGGCTCCCACTGCGAGTCCGGGGATATCCTGATCCGGGATGTCGAACTGGCCGCACCCCGGGTGGGAGACACGCTCTTGATCTACGCGACCGGCGCGTACGGCCACGCGATGGCCAACAACTACAACGGCATGGCTCGTCCGCCAGTCATTTTCTGCGAGGACGGGAACGCCACCGAGGTCATCCGCCGGGAGACCTGGGACGACCTGCTGCGGAGGGACGCATGA
- the thrB gene encoding homoserine kinase, which yields MPASSANLGPGYDVMAAALDVWLELEVTETGNLAVECDGLDLPTGRDNLIVRAFETLHPADGLNFRIRSEIPLTRGMGSSAAAIVAGLVAADHMYELALERQDLLERATALEGHPDNVAAALVGGFVVCSGEGADLVATRLDPPEGLEGILVIPNEPVATSKAREAIPAEIPIGDAVANAASAAHLILGLSHGDYDLLALGLSDRLHQDRRAHLFPRSMEILRQARDFGAIGATVSGAGPTVLIWSGWQETGKVIAALRERCEGWAEVKRVGFSPLGADVPEL from the coding sequence GTGCCTGCCTCGTCCGCCAATCTCGGCCCGGGCTACGACGTGATGGCCGCCGCCCTGGACGTCTGGCTGGAGCTGGAGGTGACCGAGACCGGGAATCTCGCGGTCGAATGCGACGGTCTCGACCTGCCGACCGGACGAGACAACCTGATCGTCAGGGCGTTCGAGACCCTGCACCCGGCCGACGGACTCAACTTCCGAATTCGAAGTGAAATTCCGCTGACCCGGGGCATGGGTTCCTCGGCGGCGGCGATCGTCGCCGGGCTGGTTGCCGCCGACCACATGTACGAGCTCGCCCTGGAACGGCAGGATCTGCTCGAACGGGCGACCGCGCTGGAGGGCCATCCGGACAACGTCGCCGCGGCCCTGGTCGGCGGATTCGTGGTCTGCAGCGGCGAGGGCGCCGATCTGGTTGCGACCCGGCTTGATCCGCCCGAGGGGCTGGAGGGGATCCTGGTGATCCCGAACGAGCCGGTTGCGACCTCGAAGGCCCGGGAGGCGATTCCGGCGGAGATTCCGATCGGTGATGCGGTCGCCAATGCGGCCAGCGCCGCCCACCTGATCCTCGGGCTCAGTCACGGTGATTACGACCTGCTCGCCCTCGGTCTCAGCGACCGGCTTCACCAGGACCGTCGGGCCCACCTGTTCCCGCGATCGATGGAGATTCTGCGTCAGGCAAGGGATTTCGGGGCGATCGGCGCGACCGTCTCGGGGGCCGGCCCGACCGTCCTGATCTGGTCCGGTTGGCAGGAAACCGGGAAGGTGATCGCCGCCCTCCGCGAGCGATGCGAAGGCTGGGCCGAGGTCAAGCGGGTCGGGTTCAGTCCCCTCGGGGCGGACGTCCCCGAACTCTGA
- a CDS encoding ParA family protein, producing the protein MAETIAILSQKGGTGKTTLTRSLAEGLSRSGLDVLVIDADPQGNLSEYFQIPADAFPALGEVLAGQEKAADATHDGPNGGQVIPANLGLAEAELMLAGKIGRELTLRNALREPKRHHDVILIDCPPTLGLLTVNALVASDHAILSSEAEHFSEQGAEQAMDVIGLARENLNPELELLGVLLNIADMRTKHARRTLEILREQFGGKVFDTVIKRSIAYPESARAGVSIFDYQRRKGLDYATLTVEVLERLEFDDQLGRARKLVRELTPKKR; encoded by the coding sequence ATGGCCGAGACCATCGCGATCCTGTCCCAGAAGGGCGGCACCGGCAAGACCACTCTGACCCGCTCGCTGGCAGAGGGGCTCTCCCGCTCCGGTCTCGACGTGCTGGTGATCGACGCCGACCCGCAGGGCAACCTCTCCGAGTACTTCCAGATCCCGGCCGACGCCTTTCCCGCCCTGGGTGAGGTCCTCGCCGGCCAGGAGAAGGCGGCCGACGCCACCCATGACGGGCCAAACGGCGGCCAGGTGATCCCGGCCAACCTCGGCCTGGCCGAGGCCGAGCTGATGCTGGCCGGGAAGATCGGCCGGGAACTCACCCTCAGAAACGCACTCCGGGAGCCGAAACGGCATCACGACGTGATCCTGATCGACTGCCCGCCCACCCTCGGGCTGCTCACCGTGAACGCGCTGGTCGCATCCGACCACGCGATTCTTTCCTCGGAGGCGGAGCACTTCTCGGAGCAGGGCGCCGAGCAGGCAATGGACGTGATCGGTCTCGCCCGGGAGAACCTCAACCCGGAGCTGGAGCTGCTCGGGGTGCTGCTGAACATCGCCGACATGCGGACCAAGCATGCCCGACGCACCCTGGAGATCCTCCGGGAACAGTTCGGCGGGAAGGTTTTCGACACCGTGATCAAGCGGTCGATCGCCTATCCCGAGTCAGCCCGGGCCGGGGTTTCGATCTTCGACTACCAGCGGCGCAAGGGCCTCGACTACGCGACTCTCACGGTCGAGGTGCTGGAACGCCTCGAGTTCGACGACCAGCTCGGCAGGGCCCGAAAGCTGGTCCGCGAACTAACCCCGAAGAAACGCTGA
- a CDS encoding homoserine dehydrogenase, which yields MTETVKIGLLGRGTVGGAFAELVEDRAGPISEAIGGNLEISGVLTTSQGDFEEILAGADVIVELMGGTDIARNHVLAALHAGKPVVTANKQLLAQHGDELFAAADEAGVQLRFEAAVAAVVPVIRVVQESFGTVEFSKVSGIVNGTTNFILSEMAATGASYEDVLARAQELGYAEADPTDDVNGADAAAKMAILARLAFHTPVRLDQVDFEGIESVQPDDLAYAKELGLSLKLLGVAERVGDGVVARVFPCFLYGDHPLAPIEGPFNAVTVEAPEINEVTMSGPGAGGIQTAAAVLGDLVSILIGDTPIHRATRDLPVLEDAISSFYLHMEVADEPGVLANVAQVLADSDVSVKSVVQRGMGDDARLVMVIHECPESRFKRAVAAIAELGSMRAKPRFIRVLEEEHA from the coding sequence ATGACTGAAACGGTGAAGATCGGCCTGCTCGGCCGGGGGACCGTCGGCGGAGCCTTCGCCGAGCTGGTCGAGGACCGGGCCGGCCCGATCTCGGAGGCGATCGGCGGGAACCTGGAGATCTCCGGGGTGCTGACCACCTCCCAGGGGGACTTCGAGGAGATCCTGGCCGGGGCCGACGTGATCGTCGAGCTGATGGGTGGGACCGACATCGCCCGTAACCATGTGCTGGCCGCCCTCCACGCCGGCAAGCCGGTGGTGACCGCCAACAAGCAGCTGCTCGCCCAGCACGGCGACGAGCTTTTCGCCGCCGCCGACGAGGCCGGGGTGCAGCTCCGCTTCGAGGCCGCGGTCGCCGCCGTGGTCCCGGTGATCCGGGTGGTTCAGGAAAGCTTCGGCACGGTCGAGTTCAGCAAGGTTTCCGGGATCGTCAACGGCACCACCAACTTCATCCTCTCCGAGATGGCGGCCACCGGCGCCTCCTACGAGGATGTACTGGCCCGGGCCCAGGAGCTCGGTTACGCCGAGGCCGACCCGACCGATGACGTGAACGGGGCCGACGCGGCCGCCAAGATGGCGATCCTCGCCCGGCTGGCCTTCCACACCCCGGTCCGGCTCGACCAGGTTGACTTCGAGGGGATCGAGTCGGTCCAGCCGGACGATCTCGCCTACGCCAAGGAGCTCGGTCTCTCGCTCAAGCTGCTGGGGGTGGCGGAACGGGTCGGTGACGGTGTGGTCGCGAGGGTGTTCCCCTGCTTCCTTTACGGCGATCATCCGCTGGCCCCGATCGAGGGGCCGTTCAACGCAGTTACGGTCGAGGCCCCGGAGATCAACGAGGTGACGATGTCCGGGCCGGGCGCCGGTGGCATCCAGACCGCCGCCGCGGTGCTCGGCGACCTCGTTTCGATCCTGATCGGCGACACCCCGATCCACCGGGCCACCCGTGATCTGCCGGTGCTTGAGGACGCGATCTCCTCCTTCTATCTCCACATGGAGGTGGCCGACGAACCCGGCGTGCTGGCCAATGTGGCCCAGGTCCTTGCCGACAGTGACGTCTCGGTCAAGAGCGTGGTCCAGCGCGGGATGGGCGACGACGCCCGTCTGGTCATGGTGATCCACGAGTGTCCCGAGTCCCGGTTCAAGCGGGCGGTCGCCGCGATCGCCGAACTCGGTTCGATGCGGGCCAAGCCCCGTTTTATCCGGGTGCTCGAGGAGGAGCACGCCTGA
- a CDS encoding PIN domain-containing protein has product MTLLVDAAPLVALADDSEPRRGQILDCLRREDGPLVIPAPITAEVDYLLGRRFGSRAQRAFLADLAAGRFMVSALEPEEYMTVLTLEDRYAGLDLGLADCSLVILAARYETTRLLTFDERQFRTVGPLRGGETFTILPSDL; this is encoded by the coding sequence TTGACGCTCCTGGTTGACGCTGCCCCGCTGGTCGCGCTGGCGGATGACAGTGAGCCAAGGCGAGGGCAGATACTGGACTGCCTGAGGCGCGAGGATGGTCCGCTGGTCATCCCCGCACCGATAACCGCGGAGGTCGACTACCTGCTCGGCCGACGCTTCGGAAGCCGGGCGCAGAGAGCCTTTCTCGCCGACCTCGCGGCCGGGAGGTTCATGGTCAGTGCCCTGGAGCCGGAGGAGTACATGACCGTCCTGACCCTGGAGGACCGGTACGCGGGGCTCGATCTGGGCCTGGCTGACTGCTCGCTGGTCATCCTGGCTGCCCGGTACGAGACGACGAGGCTCCTGACCTTCGACGAGCGGCAATTCCGCACCGTCGGTCCACTGCGTGGCGGCGAGACGTTCACGATCCTTCCCTCCGATCTGTGA
- a CDS encoding ABC transporter ATP-binding protein → MPSSPSGSVPALAVADLFKRYPTGTEALRGVSLEIAEGEFFGLLGPNGAGKSTLIHCSTGLASPTSGEIEIFGHDAVSNYREAREAVGLAPQELNIDWFLTVEETLDFHGGYFGMNAADRREQVDRLLEDFSLTDKRKERTRTLSGGMKRRLILARALMHRPRLLILDEPTAGVDVELRLELWHYVQRINEAGTTVLLTTHYLEEAEQLCSRIAFINQGELVAEGTSAELSNRFGVESLEDAYLELVGREELSRSGLAARAAGIGES, encoded by the coding sequence ATGCCCTCTTCCCCCTCCGGCTCCGTCCCCGCCCTGGCGGTGGCCGACCTGTTCAAGCGTTATCCGACCGGAACCGAAGCCCTGCGCGGGGTCTCCCTCGAGATCGCGGAGGGTGAGTTCTTCGGCCTGCTCGGTCCCAACGGGGCGGGCAAGTCCACCCTGATTCACTGCTCGACCGGTCTCGCTTCGCCGACCTCCGGCGAGATCGAGATCTTCGGTCACGATGCGGTCTCGAACTACCGCGAGGCCCGGGAGGCGGTCGGTCTCGCCCCACAGGAGCTGAACATCGACTGGTTCCTCACGGTCGAGGAGACCCTCGACTTCCACGGCGGCTATTTCGGGATGAACGCCGCCGACCGCCGCGAACAGGTGGACCGGCTGCTGGAGGATTTCTCCCTGACCGACAAGCGCAAGGAGCGCACCCGCACGCTGTCCGGGGGTATGAAGCGGCGCCTGATCCTGGCCCGGGCGCTGATGCACCGGCCTCGGCTCCTGATCCTCGACGAGCCGACCGCCGGGGTCGACGTGGAACTGAGGCTTGAACTCTGGCACTACGTCCAGAGGATCAACGAGGCGGGGACCACCGTTCTGCTGACCACCCACTACCTGGAGGAGGCCGAGCAGCTCTGCAGCCGGATCGCCTTCATCAACCAGGGGGAACTGGTTGCAGAGGGCACAAGTGCCGAACTGTCGAACCGGTTCGGGGTGGAGTCGCTGGAGGACGCCTACCTGGAGCTGGTCGGTCGCGAGGAGCTCTCCCGGTCGGGTCTCGCGGCCCGCGCCGCCGGAATCGGAGAATCGTGA
- a CDS encoding type II toxin-antitoxin system VapC family toxin: protein MLVYAKGADHPLREPCRDLVLGITDGLVAATTTPEVIQEFVHVRARRGEREEAVLLGRHYAALLAPLITVDQAILEHGLSIFDSCHSIGSFDSVLAAVAARSGLRVISSDRDFSEVPGLEVIFPDQAGVESAFLRG from the coding sequence GTGCTCGTCTACGCAAAGGGCGCGGACCATCCGCTCCGTGAGCCCTGTCGGGACCTGGTCCTGGGAATAACCGACGGGCTGGTCGCCGCGACAACCACGCCGGAAGTCATCCAGGAGTTCGTTCATGTGAGGGCGCGACGCGGGGAGCGGGAAGAGGCCGTGCTGCTCGGTCGGCACTACGCGGCTCTGCTCGCCCCTTTGATCACCGTGGATCAAGCGATCCTTGAGCATGGCCTCTCGATTTTTGATTCATGCCACTCAATCGGCTCGTTCGACTCGGTGCTCGCGGCGGTGGCAGCCAGATCCGGGCTGCGGGTCATTTCATCCGACCGTGACTTCAGCGAGGTGCCCGGGCTTGAAGTGATCTTTCCGGATCAAGCCGGTGTGGAGTCAGCGTTTCTTCGGGGTTAG
- a CDS encoding ribbon-helix-helix domain-containing protein, giving the protein MRKTSVYLNDRLTRKLARLARQGGCSQAEVLRAAIAAYEPGSAQDRGFALAAGFERIDGDPRPISEIPDRELMEGFGD; this is encoded by the coding sequence ATGCGCAAGACGAGCGTCTATCTGAACGACCGGCTGACCCGCAAGCTCGCCCGGCTCGCCCGGCAGGGTGGCTGTTCCCAGGCCGAAGTTCTGCGGGCTGCGATTGCCGCCTACGAACCCGGTTCGGCCCAGGACCGAGGGTTCGCGTTGGCCGCGGGTTTCGAGCGGATCGACGGTGATCCACGGCCAATCTCCGAGATCCCGGACCGGGAGCTAATGGAGGGTTTCGGCGATTGA